The following DNA comes from Winogradskyella sp. PG-2.
ATGAATTTTACAATAATTTGGTTAATTATATTGAGAATGAAAAACCATTCACTAATAATGAACTCAGACTAGCAAACCTTGCAGATAAAGTTGGTTATTCTGCGCACTTATTATCTAAAGTTATTAATAAAAAATCTGGTAAAAACTTCAATAATTTTATAAATGACTATCGTCTAATAGAAGCTGAAAAATTATTAATAGCTGATAAGAACCACAGTATTAAAACCATTTACTTTAATGTTGGTTTTAACAACAAAGTCACCTTTTATAAGTCCTTTAAAGAAAAACACAACTGTACACCTTCAGAATTTAAAAAAAGTAAACATTTATAATTACAAACTTATTAATTCATATTTTCATGTTACTTAGAGTAGATTTTAAAACTCATCATCATGAAAAAAACGTTAACAGTAATCTTAATATTATTTTTAGTTCTAGGCTCGTTTGCTCAAAACAGTAATCCTTATCAACCAGACTTTAGAAATAAAAAATATAAGAAGGTTATAGAGACGGCTAAAAAACAGCTAAAAACTAATCCAAAAAGACTCAATGGCTAATTACTATATGGGTTATAGTTATGCCAATTTAAATCAGCATAAAAAAGCTATTAAGAATTTTAAAACTGCAAAAATCAATGGCTTAAAAGGGCCTTTTGTAGTATTAAGACTAGCACAAAGCTATACTGCAGATAAACAAACAGAAAAAGCTTTCTCACAACTAAAGATATTAGATAGTTTAAACGTAGGGTTTTATAATCAACTAGACCAACCTGCTTTCGACCCGTTAAAAGATGATTCTCGGTTTAAAAAAATTAAAAACAATATGTACAAACGTGCTAACCCTTGCAAGTTTGATAATAATTATAGAAAATTTGATTTTTGGTTAGGTGAATGGGATGTCTATTCTCAAAATCAAA
Coding sequences within:
- a CDS encoding helix-turn-helix domain-containing protein produces the protein MISISMTIAIYTIGYFVYKEPEIFNGEFFANIFLPIKYKNETFEDHLINEFYNNLVNYIENEKPFTNNELRLANLADKVGYSAHLLSKVINKKSGKNFNNFINDYRLIEAEKLLIADKNHSIKTIYFNVGFNNKVTFYKSFKEKHNCTPSEFKKSKHL
- a CDS encoding tetratricopeptide repeat protein, producing MANYYMGYSYANLNQHKKAIKNFKTAKINGLKGPFVVLRLAQSYTADKQTEKAFSQLKILDSLNVGFYNQLDQPAFDPLKDDSRFKKIKNNMYKRANPCKFDNNYRKFDFWLGEWDVYSQNQKIAESSITITNGDCGILENWRPNGSNGGNSISYYDSSNKKWKQNWVAGGGVSHYEEPKQYSTGDMQLIAKGNGPWYRMVYTFNETEDTVRQTQEVSNDKGKTWTLAFDGLYKRKQKD